The following coding sequences lie in one Pontibacter sp. G13 genomic window:
- a CDS encoding nuclear transport factor 2 family protein, whose amino-acid sequence MTNREVIERCYAAFNNGDMVEWAKFCHPNAKFHTLGNLPTSGVFTGPEDIIHGCLSKIPMFWSNFQVKIRNIYEAGDTCFVHCDMTARNLTTEGLHMMRISNDQFTFFQAFDDTGQMQAAMEQRAAGAN is encoded by the coding sequence ATGACTAATCGAGAAGTTATCGAAAGATGTTATGCCGCCTTCAACAATGGCGACATGGTGGAATGGGCCAAGTTTTGCCACCCCAACGCAAAGTTCCACACCTTGGGCAATCTGCCCACCTCGGGAGTTTTCACTGGTCCAGAGGACATTATCCACGGCTGCCTCTCCAAAATTCCCATGTTTTGGTCAAACTTCCAGGTGAAGATCCGCAACATTTACGAAGCTGGAGACACCTGCTTCGTTCATTGCGACATGACCGCGCGCAACCTCACCACTGAAGGGTTGCACATGATGCGCATATCCAACGACCAATTCACCTTCTTCCAGGCCTTTGACGACACCGGCCAAATGCAGGCTGCGATGGAGCAAAGAGCTGCTGGCGCCAATTGA